GGGAGGGACAGCCAGAGCCACGTCACCAGTGCCAGGCTGTTTGGGCCCCTGGAGCTGCCCGTGGCAACAGGAGGtcaccacagctgctgtgggctcagggctttgctctgcagctcGTCCACCCCACCTGATCCCTCTGCTGGGGAacagcagcccctggccccGGGATGAGCTCAGTGAGCAAAGCCTGGAGAACACTGGAATTgcctttttgcttctttatcCTGCTGCTGATCAAAGCCATGGCAGCTCAAACCAAGCTCACTGCTAAGGAACTGTGACTAGGTTACCATCATTGCTATTTAAAAGTGTGCTATGATGCTGCTTATTAAAAACTACTAACATATTATTAATGTCCTATCTTGAAGTGATCTTATACCACTATCACTCAGTGATAAAGCCACTTATATTTGTCCCCTTTCCCAAAATGGTAGTTTATGCTGGAAGAGCCACTCCACTTGTAGTGCCAGACATGTTGCTTCTGGATACCTGCAGAAATGCAGGGCAACTTGCCCCACAGGAACGTTTCATTTAGTCAGGCAGCCCTTTGAAGTGAAAGGGTAACCATTTCTGATCATAACCTTGGCTTTGCACTTCGAGTAATTATCCTTTAATTGTATTGCCCTGTTTGAAATAGATTCGTAATTGGAAAACTACAATTTGATGTTCCCTGATGCATACTCTGACAtgcattatttgctttttattccaaTATAAATGTTGTCTGCAATTCtatcaaagaaaagagaaaaataaaaccaaagtgAAATGTCTGTAGCAATTTTGGACGTGTGAGAAGCATCAGCAACTAGTGCTGGgtgggaaaaataatattttgataatataatataataataattagtgCTGTCAGTGGAAAGAAGAGATGTGGAAGGGGAAagggctccagctctgctcctgcagaagcTGTCTCTGTTCCACATGGTGGTGTCTAAATACTGAGCTGGGTGCCAGCTGAACCTGAGTGATGGATGGGCCTTTGGAGTtgcacagaagcacagaagatGCAGGAGCAGTGTCTCCAGCCTTCCAGCTAACTGTGGGGTAATTACTGAGGTCAGGAGAAGTCCATGGAGTGCAGGTCCCCTTTCCTCATACCCTACAGGACAGAACACACACTCGGGCAGAAAAGTGGTTTCACTTCTTCCTTCTTGGGCAGGTTCAAGCAAATCCAGCTCAGTGGTAACTTATACCCAGGCCACTTTTATCTGGGATTTCTGAGAGGGGAGCTCcacccagctgggctggatCAGCTGCACTTTACAGTCCTACAAGCACGTGTGCACACACACCTTAGTGAGATCTGACTCAGCCCTGCCCCGTTTGGAGCACTGTGCAGATAGAAATGAAATAGCTTACAGGAATGGCGTTAGTGAGCTAGGTTCTGCCACTCTGCAGCAAAAACAGAGCTTCCAGCCAAGGATGTGCTCACAGGGGGGACAGGGAAatgtcgccctggttatcaagagttttctaaagccttctgagttgacattcttgtagagaactttcccacacaactttctgtaaacaacctgttgttttgcattctttcacagaggaggagaaatttgatgtacaggtagtttgtccagtgtcgttggagaggtggcacgttcaccctccaatccactggtgccttttgagaactataaaagattggagtcagaggaaataaatgagtctcttcatcgtgaccaaggctgtgctgcgtcgtttttccttgtgtcatctggtgacaggGAAAGCCATGTTAGTCCAGTTTGGGTCAGAGGTGCCTGGGTGGGATGGagtgtgcacacagagctgggggctgcagccctctcccagcacagaaGAAATTGCAGACgttttctgcagcagcccctgtgaCAGATGTCCTCTGACAGCAGCCCTGCATCCTCATCTGCTCCAAACCACAGCCAGCCCAATCTTTACTTCAAGAAGTCAGCAGGTCACGGACAAGAAATTACCACAGGGGAGCCATAAAGCAGAGGTAGTTGGCACAGGCTAGGCTGGATAAATTTGGCCTTTCTGGGGTTTTtgataaaagcaaaaccaaaccctcAAACCCAATAGGAAGAAAACCTCTTGTGAAAAATAGAATTCTGGTGTTGTTTGGAGATATAACCAACTTCCATTAGTATAAACTACTGCTTTCTGCCCAGCTTGTTTATCCTGAGCACATCCAACAGAAAGCACAAGAAAAGGCATCTGTTCTGCTTGTGCCTGTCtggctgccctgtccccatctccaaGCCCCATCCTGAGTTCCAAAGGGACACGTAAGTACTGAAGTTCAGATCCAGGCATTTGGCACTTCGGGCTTCTCTGCATCTTTAGGGAACAATCCTGCAAAGGTCACCCAGCACTGTAGTTTGGGAATCCCACAACAGAAGGGATTTTATTTTAGGTGTACACTGTACACTCTGTAGCTGCTTGGCACAGTGGCTCCTTAGGATCAGGAGATCTTGGGCACAATCCCTCCTCCTGATTCACCCATAACCAGCGAGGGTGAGAGGTGTCTGTCCAAACAGGTCTGCCAGTCTCAGCTTTTCATCCTGACACGTTTCACCTGGGCAGAACACACCTCTTTGCTTGGCTTCCTTCACTGCTCTAAGTAATTTCACTCAAATCAGCAGGACTGCTATTAGGAGCTCACTAGTGAGATGTGGAACAATGCAGCTGAGGTTTGGGGCTCCCTCAGTGCTGACAATTTAAGGAGCCTGCTGGAGGAGCACCCTGCACAGGTGTATTTAACAGAGAATtgtctctgattttttttttttctcttttcttagaGACTGAACTCCCAGGAAgcagcacaaagaaaacaaatgaaaactaaGCCAAAACATAACCACTCTAATTATAATGACTACTAAAAAGAGATGGTTAAGAGAGAAGTTCCAGGAGCATTGAAGTCAGCTGTCAAGATCCAGCCCATCTGATTGAAAACTGACAAGCAAGTCAGCTGAGAGAGCACTACCATGCTATAAAACagaaggagaggagcagcttgGAGGCTTGatggtggggttttgggggtggttttttttttttttgcaagctaCAAACTTACAAGAGAAAATGGGTGAAGTGAGAAGAAAACTCATTCTCACCTGGATTATAAGGTACTCTAATGCAGGATtaactagaaaaagaaatggtgaATTAAGAAAACttatgttttctgaaatttggTAAAATCTTGTTTTCTACCTTTATGCCAAGTGGTTATGTTAAAAGATTTCTCAGATGACTTGTGAGGCCTTAAGGGCTGTGAATGAAATAGGATCTTTGAACTCCCAGTGATTTCTCTTTGAGAATTTAAGTTGTGATGGTGCTGGTTTACCCAGGCTGCACAGCTGGTGCTTGttggtgtatatatatatatatagactCTTTTTAATATGTTAACTGATGTTGTCTACTTCATGGTTCTAATTCAGCAGCTAAAACAATCAATTTAAAAGTAGGTGGAGCTATCAGTTAAAATGGAGGAGTAACAAGGAGGGATTTAAAGATGATAGAAGAGAGTTGCTTTTACTTGAGGttgcaggctggagctgtgcatgGAGCCCCTCTCAGGAGGTTGCAGTAGGTAATGCTGACATCTGTGGGTGAGCTGGAGAGCTGAGCTTAGGACATAAGTTGTTAATGCTGTCCTAACTAGAGCTTAGAGAGGCAAGCCACTTAGTGTGTGGTCCAGATTTCATCTGCTGCTGCGTGCATGCACAGGGCTATCCAAGAGAAGAATTAAGGCGATTTTCTCACCACTTGGTTATGGTAGGAGAACCAGGGAAAGTCCCTGTCTCTCTTGTCTTTTCCCTACCCCAGCCCAACACCTTAGGCTGGGCTGTTCTGGCTGCTGTTGTAGCTGCTCTGGTGAAATGCTGAGTACTTCCTCGTTTGTCTGGGAAAGTTTTCCCCGTTTGTCTGGGAAAGTTTTCCCCGTTTGTCTGGGAAAGTTTTCCATTTTGCCACGAGAGCAGGGCCCTGCTGTGAGTGCCTCCTTGCCCACCCAACGCTGCCTTTCTGAGGCAATGTTCAGGCAGGAGATCTAAACCAGGCTTGCACAGTGGAAAGTAAAATGCAAACGTATCTATAAAAATGTGCTGCTCCCCTCTGAAAGGACTAGCAGTCATCGAGGTGTCTGTCTGGGGATTGGGTGTGAAGCTCTTACAAAGCCCCAAAAGAAAATCAACTCCTCTTAAGGGCAAATCCTGTGCCTGAGTCAGCTCTGTTGCAGCCTCGTGGCTGTGGGTAACACTTCTCTTGTCCTGTGCTCGATTTCTGCATGTGTCAGTGAATTCCTCTCTGAGGaatgccccagctctggggtcgCATCTCTCGGAGGTGCACCACGGAACTCACGACAGGTTTGCAATAAGCTGATGCCCTCTGCTGGGTGTGAGGGACTGGAAACATGGAAATTCCCTAGTTCAGAGAGGGATGATGGCACAAAACTCCTTCCAACAGTGAACTGGACAGTTTAATGGCAAGGGTTCACACCTCCCTACCATATTTTTGATTCCATGTTGGAGGGCAGCTGATGATTTGAAATCTAACTGATGCCTCTTTGATTTGAAATCTAATGACAGTAGTTCTGATTATGGCTTCCACATTGGTGAATGTTAGGTGCAACTTGTAATTAATGAGCTTTGAATATATTAATTTCAATGAACTGTTCCTCTGCTATCAGCTGGATTTAAAAGAATGTATAATTTGAAGCTGGAGAGAAGTGTCTGAAGGGGCCTTTATTTAGTGTGGTGTTGGTTAGAAACCAGAATAAAGTGTGATATTGGTTATAAGCCAGAATAAACCTTTGTTTAAAGTTAGTGTGGTGTTGGTTAGAAACCAGAATAAACCTTTATTTAAAGTAAGTGTGGTATGTGTTAGAAACCAGAATAAAGTGTGGTATTGGTTAGAAACCAGAATAAACCTCTATTTAAAGTAAGTGTGGTATTGGTTAGAAACCAGAATAAAACTTTATTTAGTGGTGTTGGTTAGAAACCAGACTAAAGATGAACAAAGCTTTCAGAATGTTTGCTGAGGAGTTATTGGGAGAAAAGGCCTGGATCATGAGGGACAAGCTACTGTATGTCAGCACACCCTATGTTCCACTGAGAGATCAGCTGAAAAATGCTGGAACTGCACGTATGGAGACACAAATACGACAaaagaaaattgggaattttaggggaaaacaaattaaaagctgGAAATGTGTGTTTGTGCTTTGCCATGAGACTGAGAACTCAGGCCCTGATGCTGACTGCTGTAGCTGTTTCTGTCACACACCAAGGGACAGATGTCCACTTAACCCCTCTGGAGCTCTGTCACTATGGGATTTCAGTGAGAGCGTTTCTGCAGCTGTTTATGGGTCCATTCTGGCTAACATGAGCAGTGCCTATGAGAAAAGGCTAAAAGGAACATTAAAACAGATCTGAAATAGGTAAATATTTGTCACCTTaactgctttcttctttttcctttagaagATTTAATTCTGACTTCTGGGTTTACAAAATTACAATTTTGTGTAGGTCTCTCCACTTCCAGCTCTTTCCGATGTCTTGAATGGTAGGAGTCAAGAAATTAGAAAGCATCCTATTACTTCATTACTGAAGTAGTGAATtgaattgattaaaaaaaaacccagattcATGCTGTGTCTAAAGATAAGGCTATAACATACTCCCAAAGATAAATGTCTTTTTGTAGCATAATGCTGAAAAAGTTAATGTAAAGTTTCTCTGAGTTAATTACCTGAGTGCACTATACTGGTATTTGAGTATTTAAGACAAATAATCCCAAGGGATACTTAACTGGTTTTAAATGTTCAGCTTCATGAAGGGGCACTGTCCCTTTGTGGTATCTCTGGTCTGAGCACAGGTTTGTGCAGCAATTCTCACAGGGTCAACAAACCCTCACTGGCTTTTGAAGATGTTAAACTTGCCCATTTTCTAAATGTGAAGTTTGCTCTGTGTGAGGAGTAGAGTGTTAAGGACTGGCTTGGTTTCTTACACAATTCAGAGCTTCTTTTCAATCAACTCAAATTGATTCATGGGATATGTATGCATTCTTTATAAACCAGAGTCTTTTATTATCATTGCTTTTTGTCCCTTGAATATATAAACTTTGCCAAGGCATACATTTTTGCAATTAATACCAAAAGGAAAGTTTTAATACAGCCACTGAGGTACACCTACAGTTGGCTTCACTGCATGCAGAGCATAAAGTGATTATAAATTTTGGATTTTATGGAAAGCAGTTGTTTCCTTTGGCTCTATTGAAATAATGTCCTGTTTAACAGGCTTAGGTGAGGAATTCTGGCAGATGGGGAAGTACACATGCTGCTGGGAGTCACATGCTCAGTCACTTTATATGATGACAAAATAGTTTGTGTGGTGTttataaaaacagcaaaaagagaaattcGTGCTGTAAGCAGGTTAAATCTAGCAAGATGGTAAAGTCTGACTTGTAACagtttttttaagagaaaaacgGTTGTGAGGCAAATAGAACTGTATAAAAACATGCTGAACTTAGTGAAACACTACAGCCTAGGCATGTTAAGGAAATGCAGCTAAATGGAAATGTCCTAAATATTACATGTTAGGAGAACATGTGAACAGCCAACACCAAAATGACATCgttttaccagaaaaaaaaacttaaaccCTAAGTGTCCTTAGGGACAGTACTCACTATTTGTATTTTTAGGAAACAAGTGTTTTATTTGGGGAAGTAATCACTGCTGGTGCAGCTGTAAAATGAGAGGCTGAATGTACTAACTTTGCACAGACTTAATGGAGATGGAGCAATGCTGTTCTAATAAAGAGATGCTCTGGGCAACTCAAGTTACTGGTAGTTAGTGAATCCAAGGACCTGAAGGGGTTACACTCATCACACACATGGAAGCCTGTTAAGTTTTTATTAATAATGGGCACTGCCAACTCTGGTCTAATTAAAACAACACAATAAACACATGTAAATGACATGACTCAAACAGCTTTTCCCCTCCCACTCTCCTGTTTGAATTTGCTTAAGAGATGAAACAGCGAGAGACACCCCCTGCAACACCTGCCAATGctctgaccaaaaaaaaagagtctgattatttttataacagatttaataaaaatgtagcATCTCAGTGCTTATACTCCAGCAGGACCAGCAGATGTCAGCAGAACTCAAAGCATAACTTTGGATTTTGGCACAGCAACATTCATGACACTTACCGGAACAGAAAAAGTTCTGCTGAGCACATTGCAAAATTATACAACTTTACCAAGTAAGGCTGCAAGAACTTAACAGTGTTATTGAAAAAATGTGACCTAACAAACATGCAGATCTTCCAAGTCATCAAAGAATAGGAAATTTATACAAAACACAACAAGaatacaaagaataaaaatgttactAACACTTAATTTATAGAATCTTTTCAGTAAGTTTTGTTATAGTGTAAAAGTTTAATATTATGAAGACAGATAATGTATCAACCAAAGATGCTTTCCAttcatctgggtttttttggtaacaGTCTAGATTATCCTGGCTTGGAAACAGAAACTCATTTCAGCTGCATATAAACCTTAAAAATCagtaaagagaaagaaactggGAGAGGGCTGTTGGAAGTACTGGTTCAGTCCAATTACAGACTGATAACAGaccaaaattaaaacaattttgttcTACAGAAACAACAATAATAAGTAATACTTTAATACATTGCTTTGACcgtttaatttttatattttaatatgaattAATATGAATTCATAACAATAACCTGACCTCAAATCCTACTAATTTGGATGAGACCTGAACAGCTAAATGCTTTTGACTCCTTTATAAGTGAACAGGATTGGATTTATCAGGTGTAGCTTCAATACTCTATAGAAGACACAGTATTCACTATTAATACTAGAAAGAGAGTTCTATTAACACTGCATGTAAATTCATTGAGAACTTTGACAGCATTTCACACAAATCAGATTAAAACCCATGAGATTCTGAAACTGAGAAGGAGAAATGAGGAATACATGGAGATGGTACATCCTATAAAACAGTGACTGAAAGAACAGTGAGTGGCTCAGGATAGATCACATTAGAATTCAGCACCCTGTTCTTGAATACAGCTGTTCAGTGAGATCCTACCTGCATGGCTAACAGGCCTGACTGCAGTGCAGAGCTCAAGTGTGAAAAGACAGCGCTATGGCTATGTCCACAACCACTCTGAAAACGACTGTGAAAGCGAGCACATCCATCACGTGGCTCCCGACAAGTAGCTTCCATTAAACCAAACGCTGCATGTGCAGTGTTTAACCAAAGCCTGGCCCACCCATCCAGGGTGGAATAGTGCACATGCCCCCTACCCAACGTGCTTGTTCTTGATGATCTCCCCTCCCTCGATCTCGATCTGCTCGTAGAGCCACTTGCGGTCGCAGCGGCACTCGGTGCCGCACTTGTTGGAGCCGCACTTGGGGCAGGCGTAGAAGCAGCCCAGGCAATCTTCATCCAGGCAGTCACACAGGTCCATCCCGCTGtagagcagcagcccctggctgtCGTACACCTTACTCTTGGCTGGGATAACTTGCCTGTACAATGGAAAGCAAGCAGGTATTTTCCGTGTTAAAATCCGCTTGTTACTGATGCCCAGGTGCTGGAATTTTCtaggcaggaaggaaaaaaggaacttCTCGGAAAGGaagttttcctttcatctttaacatgtgttttttttttcacagaggtgTGTACAGCTTTCCAGTGGCTAAAAGCTTTGCATCACTTCTGTGAATGCCTCCAGTGCAAAGCCAGGACAGGAGGGCAGTTTGCTTTCTTCAGGTGCTCACTTTAACGCTGTTCATTTCAAAGATATACATCTCTTACTGCATTTGGTAACATTTGTCAGTCCTAACTGTATCTCCACTCTGTGCCCAAACTCTGTCTCTTCTGCTGAGGCAGAGGGAAGGATGTGTAGCTGGTGAGCAGCACATTTAGTGCCTGTTTCTGTCTGGCACAGTTACACTTAATGTGATACAATGCATTAATGTGACATTTCTTGCATATTTTGACAaatagaaaatgtcttttttttaatcagtcaAATTAGAAGGTTGTAACTTATTCAATTTGGATATTGACTTTGTTTTACAAAAGGAAGGTTAAAGTCCTAACTTACACACTTTTGTTTACCAAGTGTAACTACTGAGTTTACAGAAGGATGATGACCAATGTTTTCAGTGTAGCCTACTTGATCTTACAGTATTCAAATTTATCTTATtatcaggattttattttatgcatGTATTAATAGCTACATCTGTGGTCTGTGTAGTATTGTGCCTGACAAACACCTTTTTGTGTTTGCCTGAAATATGAACTGTAAGCTAacattttatcttctcttttatTGATCTTCAGCATCCCTAAAATGAAGAACCCAAttcatacacacacaaacatccACATAGATAATGGCTGACCATCGAGgctatttcattttcaaatgaaagttAATGTAAGTACAACTAACAAATTACCTGTCTGAATTAAACACTGAGATTTTtgtttgccttcttttttcccttttactgGTCTCTGGAGTGAATTCAGTCTGTCGTCCTGGGTTAGCAAACTGGAGAGACTTTAAAGCCTTGGCTGTACGCCcctgaaagaagagaaaatgtcacttaattataaatacaaatttaaaaaaaaaaatatccagccAAGGATATTGTAATAACCTAGATGAATTATTGacctatgattctatgacttcCCAGGAGAAACAACTTAAAATCTTTATGCTGGAGAACTATTCCTGTACCTGACCCCAGCAACACAAGCTTTGTAGCAGCAGTTTTAATCAATGCTTTCAAGTCATCCTCCTAATCACACTGACATATAACTGGAAAACACAGCAGGGGAACAGCTCTGAGGGTGCAACTCCTCCTTGCTCAGGGTGCACACAGCAAGCTCTTGCTGTTTGGGCTCCCTGTGCACAGCCTGAACACTGCACccagcaaggcagcagccacagtGCAGGCTCAGCACCTGGAGAACTGTCCTCCCACACCTTCACCAGCGCCCCGACCAAATGCCACGGCCTTCACAGCCCAGACACCACCACAGGAGAACACTTAATGCCCCTCAATGCGGCTCATTTCCTAATGAACTGCACGAGAAACACCTTTTGTTGCTTTTAACTGAAGAGACACCTTTGGAGGCAACTTCTGCAGTGCTCGGTTTCAAGCACAggagttttgttgttttgcaaGGCTTGAATAACAGCTTCAAAtaccagcagcagcctggtaTTTACATGAATTTATAAGCAGACACAATTCTCCAAAACTTAGAGGCTGTATTATTCAATTAGagaagatctttaaggtcctcCAAAAAAAGGTTTAAATACAGTAAACTCCTGCACGTCTAAAAGACTACATCCTTTCTAATTTCTATGAGAgaaaaatttgatttctttatgTAGTAGACTCTAATAGCTTGCAGAGTACAGAGGGGATGGGAAAGCTGATCCATGTACATACATCTGGATCCAGCCTTCTCCTTTGTCGCTCCTCAGGTTCCACATCCACGCTCCCATTTATTATCTGCATACATTTGGGACAAAGCTTCCAACCAGGAACAAACTGCCTCCCAAACTTGGCACTCAGAAAAGCCGCATCGTCTAAGTCAATGGCTCGCAGGTTTTTCTTCGACAGCTTTCTGTGGATGTTAAAGGGATCACAACAGGATTTTTGTAAGTCTTCAAACCGTTCAATGTAAATTTTGGCATGGTGGAGGCAGATTGTGTTGCTCTCTGACAGGGTTATCCCAGTCCtcagctgaagcagcaggaggTCAGATGAAGAGATGTCTTGTTTGGTCTTGAAGCCAGTGTGACGGGTGTAATAGGTCTTATGGCATTCATTGGTCGCTTGGAGCTGAACTCCGACTGAACAAGGATTCATTTCACTTTATCAGAACAACTTCTCTCATTTGTTTTGCCCAAAATAAATCTTTGAAGCCTTCAGGAGTTTCTGTGAAGATCACCCTAGAGAAAGCATTAAAATCCATCAGACTTGCAGTGCAAACTTTTATCCATAAGCCTGACATACTgtatttaagtaatttaaaaaacatgtaaagAAATGATAGCTTTCTAGTccagataaaataaaaagatactAAATTTATTCTGGAATCAAACCATGCATTTTCTATTcctttcagggttttttttttttttttttttggctaaaatAAGTATCTATTCAAAATGTTTAATAGCATGAATGTCTCAAAAGCAATCTGGGAGCAAGGTATAAGGTGGATGAACTGTTCacacagcagcctgctctggtcACTGGTTTTCCTGGGGATGCCCTCTCTTGGGACAATCCCTGCCAGCCAAGACCTGACTGCCCACAGAAAGGGAC
This portion of the Vidua chalybeata isolate OUT-0048 chromosome 6, bVidCha1 merged haplotype, whole genome shotgun sequence genome encodes:
- the ARL14EP gene encoding ARL14 effector protein codes for the protein MNPCSVGVQLQATNECHKTYYTRHTGFKTKQDISSSDLLLLQLRTGITLSESNTICLHHAKIYIERFEDLQKSCCDPFNIHRKLSKKNLRAIDLDDAAFLSAKFGRQFVPGWKLCPKCMQIINGSVDVEPEERQRRRLDPDGRTAKALKSLQFANPGRQTEFTPETSKREKRRQTKISVFNSDRQVIPAKSKVYDSQGLLLYSGMDLCDCLDEDCLGCFYACPKCGSNKCGTECRCDRKWLYEQIEIEGGEIIKNKHVG